A single region of the Salvia miltiorrhiza cultivar Shanhuang (shh) chromosome 8, IMPLAD_Smil_shh, whole genome shotgun sequence genome encodes:
- the LOC130998385 gene encoding uncharacterized protein LOC130998385, whose protein sequence is MAELVRDFGIKIKYDVALRARNLGMEMIYGRVDDSFLLLPRYLYALKEANPDTLIGLEVDIDCRFKHLFVALAASISPFYFHLRPVIVVDGTHLKGKNSGILFVAVTKDGNETVFPLAIGVGPIENDESWKWFMSHLRGACGEPDNLLIVCDAHVSIANAVKSEFSNATHGICYYHLLNKIKGCGPGVAELFRHTAYAYEQSDYTRAMSAMAVLKPKAYEKLLRVGPEKWARSQCPVSRYSFLTSNAAESFNARLLWARRLPICSMLEAVRLVIEQWFNDRFAAAQESDENLTPEAKQKLSAELVKSHRYTAKRTTERKYRVRASGRHYMVDLQKQSCECNEFDLDQMPCSHAIAAITEANESVEDYVHSYYWSSSLVDTYSRDVNHLPPIENWNIPFQIASQLVLPNLSRRQAGRPKETRVRSAGERPTQNTSTAEASTSSKKRAPKTCGLCGGSGHTRRSCKYVLSNRPLSL, encoded by the exons ATGGCTGAGTTAGTACGCGATTTcggcatcaaaatcaaatatgatgtcgcgctgcgtgcaagaaatctcgGGATGGAGATGATATACGGTCGAGTTGATGATTCGTTCCTCCTGCTCCCAAGATATCTGTATGCCCTGAAGGAAGCGAATCCTGACACCTTGATTGGTTTGGAAGTAGACATAGACTGCCGGTTCAAACATTTGTTTGTTGCTCTTGCGGCTTCCATCTCACCTTTCTACTTTCACCTTCGACCAGTGATTGTGGTTGACGGCACACACCTGAAGGGAAAAAATAGTGGCATTTTGTTTGTCGCCGTGACAAAAGACGGAAACGAGACAGTTTTTCCCTTGGCGATCGGTGTCGgtccgatcgagaatgatgagtcgTGGAAGTGGTTTATGTCACATCTGAGAGGTGCTTGCGGCGAGCCCGATAACTTACTTATTGTATGtgatgcgcatgtctccatcgctaatgctgtgaagagcgagttTTCAAATGCTACTCACGGTATTTGCTACTACCACTTGTTGAACAAGATCAAGGGTTGCGGGCCCGGTGTTGCTGAGCTTTTCCGCCATACTGCATACGCCTACGAGCAATCAGATTACACGCGTGCAATGTCAGCCATGGCTGTTCTGAAGCCAAAGGCGTACGAGAAGTTATTGCGCGTAGGACCGgagaagtgggcacgatcacaaTGTCCTGTGTCCCGTTACAGTTTCCTTACATCCAATGCCGCCGAGAGTTTTAATGCACGTTTGTTGTGGGCCAGGCGTCTTCCCATTTGCTCGATGTTGGAGGCAGTCAGATTAGTTATCGAACAGTGGTTCAACGACAGGTTTGCGGCCGCACAAGAGAGCGATGAAAATCTGACTCCGGAGGCAAAACAGAAGCTCAGTGCAGAACTTGTAAAAAGTCATCGTTACACAGCCAAGAGGACCACCGAGAGAAAATACAGGGTTCGTGCTAGTGGTCGCCATTATATGGTTGACCTTCAAAAGCAGAGCTGTGAATGCAACGAATTCGACCTGGACCAGATgccgtgttctcatgcgatTGCAGCCATTAC TGAGGCGAACGAGTCAGTGGAGGATTACGTGCACTCTTACTACTGGAGCAGTTCACTAGTTGACACATACTCTCGTGACGTTAACCACTTGCCTCCCATAGAGAATTGGAATATTCCTTTCCAAATTGCATCTCAGCTTGTTTTACCAAATCTCTCTCGGCGACAAGCTGGTCGTCCAAAGGAAACTCGAGTTCGATCCGCAGGTGAAAGGCCGACTCAAAACACATCAACAGCGGAGGCATCAACTAGTAGCAAGAAACGAGCACCCAAAACGTGTGGTCTCTGTGGCGGGTCTGGTCACACACGTCGATCGTGCAAATATGTATTGTCCAATCGccctttaagcttataa